From Pyxicephalus adspersus chromosome 7, UCB_Pads_2.0, whole genome shotgun sequence, a single genomic window includes:
- the MFSD6 gene encoding LOW QUALITY PROTEIN: major facilitator superfamily domain-containing protein 6 (The sequence of the model RefSeq protein was modified relative to this genomic sequence to represent the inferred CDS: substituted 2 bases at 2 genomic stop codons), giving the protein MATGDKVAILSEDEEEQKRKYVLADPFNGVIPDQNQSGPGDTTGATDTISTADQDMDWLEKHCIKINNDLLISKVFYFFFYSAYGSLYPLLPLYYKQLGMSPTQSGLLVGIRYFIEFCSAPFWGIIADRFRKGKIVLLFSVLCWVLFNLGIGFVKPAALLCVSNEPLPIRPTNSSPVHTTVLPLPSTTKASSITSRNIRKRDLYADQLRLEARNESGGSFYEDTSIRVQRFIREANNDSGNIWMDNGNISGLTTTTLAPTTTKSASSMLQYNQEDVETIFLLILLVVIIGEFFSAPAVTIVDTVTLQYLGKHRDRYGLQRMWGSLGWGLAMLSVGIGIDHTHIIVNIEGDGCVAPDYKNYRIAFIVFGVLMSVALIVSTQFHFHYHHLKPNEERREDLEISPVESSSQPESPGQNQNESGGQEETDQHFRFWDLIKIICTVQYGSVLFVAWFMGFGYGYVFTFLFWHLEDLNGTTTLFGVCSVLSHVSELTAYFFSHKLIELVGHIRXVFFFFIIYCFTXYYIYFYFLEEHFFVVTLEVYFGVTHAAIWAACISYLSAAVPPALRTSAQGILQGLHLGLGRGCGAMIGGVLVNFFGAAETFRGIGMASLVILLLFAFIQWIGIPQKEEDESMLAERIPVPSSPVPIATIDLIPQHAENIMPTIQVKLPPKKTKHQEEQEDVNRPAWGISSSPWVTLAYAFYQIKEMMSLSKTNQVSENQPLQENENNLSRSPQSAVGESPSTDVTADTADSRKHRDIGGPDNSNQADPIDTGLSRDNSPEDSPSIPHTDMGQ; this is encoded by the exons ATGGCTACTGGGGACAAAGTTGCAATCTTGTCTGAGGATGAAGAGGAACAGAAGAGGAAATATGTCCTTGCCGATCCATTTAATGGTGTCATCCCAGATCAAAACCAATCAGGACCTGGAGACACAACTGGGGCTACAGATACCATTTCAACTGCAGATCAAGATATGGACTGGTTGGAAAAACACTgcataaaaattaataatgacctccttatttcaaaagttttctacttctttttttaCTCTGCATATGGCTCCCTTTATCCCCTACTACCATTGTACTACAAGCAATTAGGAATGTCTCCCACGCAGAGTGGTCTTTTAGTAGGCATtagatattttattgaattttgcaGTGCCCCCTTTTGGGGTATTATAGCTGACCGCTTCCGAAAAGGAAAGATAGTGTTACTGTTTTCAGTACTTTGTTGGGTGTTGTTTAATTTGGGCATAGGCTTTGTAAAACCAGCAGCTTTATTATGTGTGTCCAATGAGCCTTTACCAATCAGACCCACTAACTCCAGCCCAGTTCACACAACTGTTCTGCCACTTCCATCAACTACTAAAGCAAGCTCCATTACAAGCAGAAACATACGAAAGAGAGATTTATATGCAGATCAGCTTAGACTTGAAGCAAGAAACGAGTCAGGAGGAAGCTTTTACGAAGATACTTCAATTAGAGTGCAAAGGTTTATTCGAGAAGCAAACAATGACAGTGGCAACATTTGGATGGATAATGGAAACATCAGTGGTCTTACTACAACAACTTTAGCTCCCACTACCACAAAGAGTGCCAGTAGTATGTTACAGTATAACCAAGAGGATGTAGAAAccatatttttgttaattttgctGGTGGTTATCATTGGAGAATTCTTTAGTGCTCCAGCTGTCACTATTGTAGATACAGTGACACTTCAGTATTTAGGTAAACATCGGGATCGTTATGGATTGCAAAGAATGTGGGGATCCCTTGGTTGGGGCTTGGCGATGTTATCGGTGGGCATTGGAATAGACCACACCCACATCATTGTGAATATTGAGGGTGATGGTTGTGTAGCTCCCGATTATAAAAACTACCGTATTGCTTTCATTGTTTTTGGTGTCTTGATGTCGGTTGCACTGATTGTCTCTACACAATTTCACTTTCATTACCATCATTTAAAACCAAATGAAGAGCGACGGGAGGACCtagaaatctccccagtggagtCCAGTTCTCAACCAGAATCCCCAGGACAAAATCAAAATGAAAGCGGGGGTCAGGAGGAAACAGATCAACATTTCAGATTTTGGGATCTAATCAAGATTATTTGCACTGTACAGTATGGTTCTGTACTTTTTGTAGCCTGGTTCATGGGCTTTGGTTATGGATATGTGTTTACCTTTCTGTTCTGGCACCTGGAAGATCTTAATGGGACTACAACTTTATTTGGTGTCTGCTCTGTGCTAAGTCATGTATCGGAACTGACTGCTTACTTCTTCAGCCACAAATTAATTGAACTGGTTGGTCAcatcaggtaagttttttttttttttattatttattgttttacataatattacatttatttttatttt CTGGAGGAACATTTCTTTGTTGTCA ctttgGAGGTTTATTTTG gtgtgACCCATGCTGCCATTTGGGCTGCTTGCATTTCATATCTCAGCGCTGCAGTTCCTCCTGCATTACGAACCTCTGCTCAGGGAATCTTGCAGGGCCTCCATCTAGGGCTTGGTAGAGGATGTGGTGCCATGATTGGTGGTGTCTTGGTGAATTTCTTTG GTGCGGCAGAAACATTCAGAGGGATCGGGATGGCATCTCTTGTGATTCTCCTTCTCTTTGCATTTATCCAGTGGATTGGCATCCCTCAAAAGGAAGAag ATGAATCTATGCTGGCGGAAAGAATCCCTGTTCCCTCCAGCCCAGTTCCCATAGCAACTATCGACCTGATACCACAGCACGCCGAGAACATTATGCCGACTATTCAGGTCAAGCTGCCACCTAAGAAGACAAAACACCAGGAGGAACAAGAAGATGTTAACAGACCAGCCTGGGGAATAAGTTCCTCGCCATGGGTCACTCTCGCATATGCCttttatcaaataaaagaaatgatgtCTCTTTCCAAAACCAACCAAGTCTCTGAAAACCAGCCACTCCAG